One segment of Setaria viridis chromosome 4, Setaria_viridis_v4.0, whole genome shotgun sequence DNA contains the following:
- the LOC117852922 gene encoding uncharacterized protein → MLLPKLPSPSRPWRPCLLPGAPPPRPLPCPRISARTLPGRRHPLSATASSSGDSPLPPAKPSASKKSPDEIGRWKAVPPGMRESVAVHESEDPSTPPAPRTALWSARRRARAAWRKMASWVPRKARSVMLLNLVTLIFASNISVVKEAETLLDPDLFNMLRFTIAAIPFVPLLLKSLRDMQIFVRGLELGIWVSLAYLAQAIGLVTADAGRTSFISALTVIIVPFLDGLVGAEVPPYTWFGALLSLLGVAMLELSGSPPCVGDLLNLMSAFSFAIHMLRTEHISRNMKKENFLTLVGCEVFVVAIISAATYILKCFIWNVQHWNFKSWPPTELFGMAMSLPWPAILYTGIFSTSFCLWAEVAAMRDVSATETAIIYGLEPVWGAAFAWAMLGERWGMTGFVGGIFIIVGSLMAQIFGSIPDTSGGDTYQLNS, encoded by the exons ATGCTCCTTCCCAAGCTTCCGAGCCCTTCCCGCCCATGGCGCCCTTGCCTTCTACCAGGCGCGCCTCCCCCTCGCCCTCTTCCTTGCCCCCGCATCTCTGCGAGGACCTTGCCAGGACGACGGCACCcgctctccgccaccgcctcctcctccggggaTTCCCCACTTCCTCCCGCAAAGCCGTCCGCATCGAAGAAGTCGCCGGATGAGATCGGGAGGTGGAAGGCGGTGCCACCTGGAATGCGCGAGTCCGTGGCTGTCCATGAAAGCGAGGACCCGTCGACGCCACCGGCGCCACGGACAGCCCTGTGGTCGGCGAGACGGAGGGCGCGCGCTGCATGGCGGAAGATGGCATCTTGGGTGCCCAGGAAGGCCCGGAGCGTCATGCTGCTCAACCTGGTCACCCTGATCTTTG CTAGCAACATTTCGGTTGTGAAAGAGGCGGAGACTCTGTTGGATCCTGACCTTTTCAATATGTTAAGGTTCACCATAGCAGCCATTCCATTTGTGCCATTGTTACTAAAATCACTCAGAGATATGCAAATCTTTGTTAGAGGACTAGAGTTGGGCATTTGGGTAAGCTTGGCCTACCTGGCTCAGGCTATTGGTTTAGTTACAGCTGATGCTGGCCGTACATCTTTCATTTCTGCACTCACT GTTATCATTGTCCCTTTCTTGGATGGTCTTGTTGGGGCAGAAGTACCTCCATATACATGGTTTGGAGCACTTTTATCACTTCTTGGTGTTGCTATGCTGGAGCTAAGTGGTTCTCCGCCATGT GTTGGTGATCTTCTAAACCTCATGAGCGCCTTTTCTTTTGCAATTCATATGCTCAGAACTGAGCATATTTCCAGAAATATGAAGAAAGAGAATTTCTTAACTCTTGTTGGATGTGAG GTGTTCGTTGTAGCTATAATATCAGCAGCCACATACATTTTGAAATGCTTCATCTGGAACGTGCAACACTGGAATTTCAAATCATGGCCACCAACAGAGTTATTTGGTATGGCTATGTCGTTGCCCTGGCCAGCAATTCTTTACACAGGAATATTCTCAACTTCATTTTGTTTATGGGCAGAG GTGGCTGCTATGCGCGATGTATCGGCTACAGAAACTGCAATAATTTACGGTCTCGAACCAGTATGGGGTGCTGCTTTTGCATGGGCAATGCTTGGTGAGAGATGGGGCATGACAGGATTTGTTGGAGGTATTTTCATCATAG TCGGTAGCTTGATGGCTCAGATATTTGGATCAATCCCAGATACATCTGGAGGGGACACTTACCAGTTGAACAGCTGA